From Athene noctua chromosome 19, bAthNoc1.hap1.1, whole genome shotgun sequence, one genomic window encodes:
- the TRARG1 gene encoding trafficking regulator of GLUT4 1 — MGTPRGRSAAPILPRGLSRAGPSSGTASRGAAGPERRAAAAGRAPSPLRRAMASGGSAPGGSGSGSGSGSGTTLPTRFQETEKLLAATDGREEKGLRGSKSFTAALPGEAERNGHGLAYKSVSVGHLEAAPLSPSRLSLGRASSTATSTAAPEQGRPRDYLVLAIFSCFCPVWPINVVALVFSIMSRNSGQQGDMDGARRLGRMARLLSIVSIILGTIIIVLYVSLSIRVS; from the exons ATGGGGACACCCCGGGGGCGGTCCGCGGCCCCGATCCTGCCCCGGGGGCTGAGCCGGGCTGGCCCCTCCTCCGGCACGGCctcccgcggggcggcgggccccGAGCgcagagcggcggcggcggggcgagcTCCGAGCCCGCTCCGCCGGGCCATGGCgagcggcggctccgcgcccggggGCTCGGGCTCGGGCTCGGGGTCGGGCTCGGGCACGACGCTGCCCACCCGTTTCCAGGAGACCGAGAAGCTGCTGGCGGCGACCGACGGCCGGGAGGAGAAGGGCCTCCGCGGCTCCAAATCCTTCACGGCCGCCTTGCCCGGCGAGGCGGAGCGCAACGGGCACGGGCTCGCCTACAAGTCGGTGTCGGTCGGGCACCTGGAGGCGGCCCCGCTCTCGCCGTCCCGGCTCAGCCTGGGCAGAGCCTCCTCCACGGCCACCAGCACGGCGGCACCGGAGCAGGGCCGCCCGCGGGACTACCTGGTTCTCGCCATCTTCTCCTGCTTCTGCCCCGTCTGGCCCATCAACGTCGTGGCCCTCGTCTTCTCCATCATG TCAAGGAACAGCGGGCAGCAAGGGGACATGGACGGAGCCCGGCGACTCGGCCGCATGGCCAGGCTGCTCAGCATCGTCTCCATTATCCTGGGGACCATCATCATCGTGCTCTACGTTTCACTCAGCATCAGAG tttccTAG